One segment of Cololabis saira isolate AMF1-May2022 chromosome 9, fColSai1.1, whole genome shotgun sequence DNA contains the following:
- the LOC133451037 gene encoding uncharacterized protein LOC133451037 has translation MSVQLCLVLLALSALTAESHHDCSDIIKPVEDRSKVYGKWIYHVGATDSEYKLKELTKVNSSCIEISPLPGGEEFSLHYGDKMDGKCVYGTVNSTTTGNSTKLTFSSNSSTHEVTGSALVTCPDCLLWSDDAVTEVNGESKRSKSLLLFTKTGKLDASHLDVFKKQAECLHLLSDFHFPETTNLCPEEKEAAGDAKTEEQ, from the exons ATGTCCGTTCAGCTCTGCTTGGTTCTGCTGGCTCTCTCCGCGCTGACTGCTGAATCTCATCACGACTGCAGCGATATCATCAAACCTGTGGAGGATCGAAGCAAG GTCTACGGAAAATGGATATACCATGTCGGAGCAACGGACAGTGAATACAAACTGAAAGAACTGACAAAGGTCAACAGCTCCTGCATCGAAATCTCACCTTTACCTGGCGGGGAAGAGTTCAGCCTGCACTACGGAGACAAAAT GGATGGGAAGTGTGTTTACGGGACTGTCAACTCCACCACTACAGGAAACTCCACTAAACTGACGT TTTCCTCTAACTCCAGCACTCATGAGGTCACTGGGAGCGCCCTGGTCACGTGCCCCGACTGTCTCCTGTGGAGTGACGACGCGGTGACAGAGGTGAACGGGGAAAGCAAAAGAAGCAAAAGCTTACTCCTCTTCA CAAAGACGGGGAAGCTGGACGCTTCTCATCTAGATGTCTTCAAGAAGCAGGCTGAGTGTCTCCACCTGTTGTCCGATTTCCACTTTCCGGAAACTACAA ACCTGTGTCCCGAGGAGAAAGAGGCGGCCGGAGACGCAAAGACCGAAGAACAATAG
- the LOC133450415 gene encoding uncharacterized protein LOC133450415, with amino-acid sequence MAVQLLAALLALASLGAASEPDCKQVVKPLLLDSHSPIYGKWVLHVSSWDQHGLKADLATVNSSWVELSSSSDTGVITVYWADRLHEGKCIQGLTNASITGMTSHTTFVINGHTSYHDGKYYETCSDCLLSEDTTLLPDGKSKGRYLFLYTRTGNLEPSELETFKKQAECLNFPSEYHFTGKDLCPDDRETAPPAAEDTDSDQAEPEPAVE; translated from the exons ATGGCCGTGCAGCTGCTCGCCGCTCTGCTGGCTCTCGCCTCCCTGGGTGCAGCATCTGAGCCGGACTGTAAACAGGTCGTTAAACCTCTGCTGCTGGACTCCCACAGCCCC ATTTATGGGAAGTGGGTTCTTCACGTCAGCTCTTGGGACCAGCACGGCCTGAAGGCTGACCTGGCGACGGTGAACAGCTCCTGGGTGGAGCTGTCGTCTTCCTCAGACACAGGGGTCATCACCGTCTACTGGGCCGACCGCCT ACATGAAGGCAAATGCATTCAGGGGTTAACCAACGCCTCCATCACAGGGATGACCAGTCACACCACTT TTGTCATCAACGGTCACACTTCCTATCACGATGGGAAGTATTATGAGACCTGCAGCGACTGCCTCCTGTCTGAAGACACCACTCTCCTCCCTGATGGCAAATCAAAGGGAAGATATCTATTCTTGTATA CACGGACGGGCAATTTGGAGCCGTCTGAGTTGGAGACTTTTAAGAAGCAGGCAGAATGTCTGAACTTCCCCTCAGAGTACCACTTTACAGGCAAAG ATCTGTGTCCGGATGACAGAGAAACAGCGCCACCTGCTGCTGAGGACACAGACAGCGACCAGGCCGAGCCCGAGCCAGCGGTGGAGTAG
- the f2r gene encoding proteinase-activated receptor 1 has translation MLPLLIGLFGVFSHLSLALPSQNGSLLLPRTFSGHFVLVTEEPADYIDLSALDLLDDGSGMEPDREPVKPHGHHHNQHRRPHKSYYVSEETKKFLQGRLATSFIPTIYTLVFIVSVPLNLVAVVIFVRHIRPKKAAVIYMLNLACADLLFGLLLPFRIAYHYHGNNWIYGSFMCRVVTAAFYCNMYCSVLLIMCISVDRFLAVVYPMNALTWRSPRTAAAVCAAMWLLSLGGVFPLLLSGQTIHLPDLGITTCHDVQDVEKLQAYYLYFFPIYSSIFFFIPLVFTVVCYVRIIQALAAANVDNRSKKTRAMVMVVLVLLVFAVCFTPTNIILMSHYVKLAHKSGDSSYQAYLISMCIGSFNCCLDPVLYYFGSSQCQRQVEAFLRCRGPARAESSSESHSSTRTSGLTNSSRSCKMEGIQTGLGGQYSRLVA, from the exons ATGCTTCCCCTGTTGATAGGCTTGTTTGGTGTGTTTTCTCACCTGAGTTTAGCACTTCCCTCCCAAAATG GCTCCTTGCTTCTCCCACGGACTTTTTCTGGTCACTTTGTACTGGTCACTGAGGAGCCGGCCGACTATATTGACCTGTCTGCTTTAGACCTGCTGGACGATGGGAGCGGCATGGAGCCGGACCGGGAGCCCGTAAAGCCACACGGCCACCACCACAACCAGCACCGTCGCCCCCACAAGAGCTATTATGTCTCTGAAGAAACCAAAAAGTTTCTTCAGGGTCGCTTGGCAACATCCTTCATCCCAACCATCTACACCCTGGTCTTCATCGTCAGCGTGCCCCTCAATCTGGTTGCCGTGGTGATATTTGTGCGTCACATCCGTCCCAAGAAGGCAGCAGTGATCTACATGCTGAACCTGGCTTGTGCCGAcctgcttttcggcctgctgcTCCCTTTCAGAATCGCCTAccattaccatggcaacaactgGATTTACGGCTCCTTCATGTGCCGAGTTGTCACCGCGGCCTTCTACTGCAACATGTACTGCTCAGTCCTGCTCATAATGTGCATAAGCGTTGACCGTTTCCTGGCTGTGGTTTACCCCATGAACGCGCTGACGTGGCGCAGCCCCCGCACGGCTGCAGCCGTGTGCGCCGCCATGTGGCTGCTGTCGCTGGGGGGCGTCTTCCCCCTCCTGCTGTCAGGACAGACCATCCATTTACCAGACCTCGGAATCACCACCTGCCATGATGTACAAGATGTAGAAAAGCTACAAGCTTACTACCTGTACTTCTTCCCCATCTACTCCTCCATCTTCTTCTTCATCCCTCTCGTCTTCACGGTCGTCTGCTACGTCCGCATCATTCAGGCTCTGGCAGCAGCCAACGTGGATAACCGCTCCAAGAAGACGCGGGCTATGGTGAtggtggtgctggtgctgctcgTGTTTGCCGTCTGTTTCACACCCACCAACATCATCCTGATGAGCCACTACGTCAAGTTGGCCCACAAGTCCGGAGACAGTTCCTACCAGGCCTACCTCATCTCCATGTGTATAGGCAGTTTCAACTGCTGCCTGGATCCAGTCCTCTATTACTTTGGCTCATCCCAGTGCCAGAGGCAAGTGGAGGCGTTTCTCAGGTGCAGGGGACCGGCACGAGCAGAGAGCAGCTCAGAATCGCACAGCAGCACCAGAACCAGTGGACTGACGAACAGCAGCAGGTCCTGCAAGATGGAGGGGATTCAGACTGGCCTGGGGGGCCAGTACAGCCGGCTGGTGGCTTGA
- the f2rl2 gene encoding proteinase-activated receptor 3: MADLVPGLLICLMAIQTSQQDRNRPRNKTITQHGLIPKTFRGSIFKPNHTNQLQLTTDPYLFVDLEDPVTAFTRGVLSTWVIPSAYIVAMLVGIPSNTYILAFLRVRLREKSWSTVVLYLNLALSDLLLLLSLAMRVQYHFSGSNWIFGETSCRLITALFYGNVYSSAQTIACLSLNRYLAVVKPFLYRRMARTTTAVWACLVVWFLFGAAVVPELLVRQSYHIPQLGITICHDVLPLEESSHSPLVVYRLMLVCLGFLLPFILSIYAHLAVVYHLEQSACDWRAFIKVSTLVFIIFAVCFLPSGILHIAHYIRLLASGDDRLYGYYRLAACLCCFHSCLDPFLCMLISRTTGSELRFISLRGIPQRQ, encoded by the exons ATGGCTGACCTTGTGCCAGGACTACTCATTTGTTTGATGGCAATTCAGACCAGTCAACAAGACA GGAACAGGCCCAGGAACAAAACCATTACTCAACATGGACTAATACCAAAAACCTTTCGAGGCTCAATATTTAAACCTAATCACACAAACCAGCTGCAGCTAACCACTGATCCGTATCTGTTTGTGGACCTGGAGGACCCAGTAACAGCCTTTACGAGGGGGGTTCTCAGCACCTGGGTCATACCTTCAGCATACATCGTTGCCATGCTCGTGGGCATCCCCTCCAACACCTACATCCTGGCCTTCCTCAGAGTCAGACTCAGAGAAAAGTCATGGTCCACAGTAGTTCTTTACTTGAACCTGGCTTTGTCTGACTTGCTACTCCTGCTTTCTCTTGCAATGCGTGTTCAATATCACTTCAGTGGAAGCAACTGGATATTTGGAGAAACCTCCTGCCGGCTTATTACGGCTTTATTTTACGGCAACGTTTACAGTTCTGCTCAGACTATAGCATGCCTCAGTCTGAATCGCTATTTGGCAGTGGTCAAACCATTTTTGTACAGACGGATGGCTAGAACTACGACAGCAGTGTGGGCATGTTTGGTTGTATGGTTTCTGTTTGGAGCTGCAGTTGTCCCTGAGCTCCTAGTCAGACAGAGCTACCATATCCCACAGCTGGGGATCACCATCTGTCATGATGTACTTCCCTTAGAGGAAAGCTCTCATTCTCCACTGGTGGTATATAGATTGATGTTGGTTTGTCTGGGCTTCCTACTACCTTTCATACTTAGCATCTATGCCCATTTGGCTGTGGTTTACCATTTGGAACAAAGTGCTTGTGACTGGAGAGCATTCATTAAGGTCAGCACTCTGGTTTTCATCATATTTGCAGTTTGCTTCTTGCCCAGTGGTATCCTGCACATAGCCCACTACATCCGCCTGCTTGCAAGTGGGGACGACAGACTATATGGCTACTATAGATTAGCGGCTTGTCTCTGCTGTTTTCACAGTTGTTTGGATCCCTTCCTGTGCATGCTCATATCCAGGACAACAGGCTCTGAGCTACGATTCATCTCACTCCGTGGGATACCTCAGAGACAATAA